Proteins co-encoded in one Prevotella sp. E13-27 genomic window:
- a CDS encoding histidine-type phosphatase produces MFRLLTTIILASFITMLSAQTPREEFRKSPERSASNSVAYPLPTKKLTPAPKDKEPFYLSHYGRHGSRYLTKTDDYEYIVRLFKQADEEGKLTPLGKDVLQRANLLSQQAKNRWGDLTKVGVQQLKDIALRMTKNFPQLFKGKASVRARSTLIPRCQLSMTSAIQQLTICNPNLQFDFDASAHDLHYMNFQDRILRDSNKKPSLEKYYDDYTNKHLSYDRLLNSLFNDTAFISKNIDAYQLNIHLYRLAGSIQNTSYAGKMTLYDIFTDEEIYENWQVSNAWWFLGFGFTPLNGNKQPFTQRHLLRKIIEEADAAINGEGTKVDLRFGHDTMVLPLVCLMGINGYDASIGDLDSLVSRGWIDYKVFPMASNLQIVFYRKNAKDNDVLIKVLLNEEEASLPVKTDIAPYYHWNTVRQYLLDIVNNYKE; encoded by the coding sequence ATGTTCAGGCTATTAACGACTATCATCCTCGCATCGTTCATCACGATGCTGTCTGCACAGACGCCAAGAGAAGAATTCAGAAAATCTCCTGAGCGCTCTGCCAGCAATAGTGTGGCATATCCATTGCCAACCAAGAAGCTCACTCCTGCCCCAAAGGATAAAGAGCCGTTCTATCTTAGCCATTACGGACGTCACGGTTCCCGTTATCTCACGAAGACCGATGACTACGAATATATCGTTCGTCTGTTCAAGCAGGCTGACGAAGAAGGCAAGCTTACCCCATTGGGCAAGGACGTTCTCCAGCGTGCAAATCTGCTCAGCCAGCAGGCCAAGAACAGATGGGGTGACTTGACAAAGGTGGGTGTCCAGCAGCTTAAGGACATTGCGCTACGCATGACGAAAAACTTCCCCCAGCTGTTCAAGGGCAAAGCCAGTGTCAGAGCCCGTAGCACCCTCATACCGCGATGTCAGCTATCCATGACATCTGCCATACAGCAGCTGACTATTTGCAATCCCAATCTCCAGTTTGACTTCGATGCCAGTGCCCACGACCTGCACTACATGAACTTTCAGGACAGGATACTGAGAGACAGCAACAAGAAGCCCAGTCTCGAAAAATACTATGACGACTACACCAACAAGCACCTAAGCTACGATCGTCTTCTCAACTCTCTTTTCAACGACACCGCATTCATAAGCAAAAACATAGACGCCTATCAGCTCAACATCCATCTTTACCGCTTGGCAGGCAGCATCCAGAACACCAGTTATGCAGGAAAGATGACGCTCTATGACATCTTCACCGACGAAGAGATCTATGAGAACTGGCAGGTATCCAATGCATGGTGGTTCTTAGGATTCGGCTTCACCCCGCTCAATGGCAACAAGCAGCCGTTCACACAGCGCCATCTTCTACGTAAAATCATTGAAGAAGCCGATGCAGCAATAAATGGCGAGGGCACCAAAGTCGATCTGCGTTTCGGCCATGACACCATGGTTCTTCCTTTGGTATGTCTCATGGGCATAAACGGATACGACGCATCTATCGGCGACCTCGACTCACTTGTCAGTCGCGGCTGGATAGACTACAAGGTGTTCCCCATGGCAAGCAACCTGCAGATTGTATTCTATAGGAAGAACGCCAAAGACAACGAT